The following DNA comes from bacterium.
AGCGATAAAAATAGGCCTGGGGGCCGGGTTAAATATGAAAGATGTTGAAAAGGCATTCTTGAATTCTGAAAATCTTGTTAAAAAAATCACAAACAAATAAAGGAAATAAAATGTCAAAAATTTCAAAAACCGAACTAAAACGCAATGAACTTATAGAATGGCTGAAATTGACCGCTTACTATTTTAAAAACAATATTAAAGTTGTAATAATAACAGTTACAAGCATCATATTTATAATAATTGCCGGCAGTTCAATACTCTATATTAAAAGAAAAAATAACAGATTAAGCCAGGAAATGTTATTCCAGGCGATTAATATTTATCACTCGAACCCATCCCAGCCGGGCGAAACCGGCAAAAAAACGTTAATTGACAGTATATCCGGCCTGAAAAATGTAATTGATAAATATCCAAACACTCAAAGTGCGTCCATCGCATATTTTTATTTAGGGAACCTTTATTACCAGTTAGCGGATTATCAGCAATCTTTGCAATATTATAACGATTTTGCTAAAAAATACCCAAGGCATGAACTGATACATCTTGTCCATAAGAATACGGCTAATATTTATGAATCGTTAAAAAATTTTGATGAAGCTGTAAAAATTTATGAAGATTTAATAAATATGCATGGTATTGATTTAAAAGAGAAAGATGATTTAAAATTAAATCTCGCGCGTATTTATGAAATACAGAACCAGATTGATAAGGCAAAGAAAATATACGCGGAGCTTTCCAATAATGAGGAAGCGCAATTCAGGCTGAGCTGTTTATCAGATAAATAAATTAATATTTCCTTATATTACAAGCCTTTATCATTTCTCTTTGAAGATGTTTCTTTAATACTTCCTTTTTGGCTTGATAGGGGGCAGCCCCCCTTTTATTATTCTATATGCAAAAGCTCATAATTTAACTATTGCTGACGGGAGCAGTGACAAAAATAAATTCTTTGAAATTATGGACACTGAATAAAAAACATTATCTAAGGAATTCCTTTTAATATTATTAGTTTTATTCGGAATTTTTATTGGCAGGAGTTTTGCAATAGATGAAATGCTTAAATCCTCTATTATTAATTTAAGACCCGGAGCTGAAAATGACCTTGAACCATCAGGAGATTTGGCAGAACATAAAGTAAAAATTGATATTCTTGTTGTAGTTTATGATAAGGAAGAGATTAAAGAGTTAAAAGAAATTTTATCAAAACCATTTGATTCAGCAAATATCAATCAACTTTTTGAAAAGGCAATACTTTCAGATCATATAGGCGAACAGAGAGTTATAAGGACATTTACTATTGTTGAATATTTATTGAAAAATAGCAAAGATGAAGGTTTA
Coding sequences within:
- a CDS encoding tetratricopeptide repeat protein; its protein translation is MSKISKTELKRNELIEWLKLTAYYFKNNIKVVIITVTSIIFIIIAGSSILYIKRKNNRLSQEMLFQAINIYHSNPSQPGETGKKTLIDSISGLKNVIDKYPNTQSASIAYFYLGNLYYQLADYQQSLQYYNDFAKKYPRHELIHLVHKNTANIYESLKNFDEAVKIYEDLINMHGIDLKEKDDLKLNLARIYEIQNQIDKAKKIYAELSNNEEAQFRLSCLSDK